The DNA sequence GGGAGACCTCCTACCAGCTCGGTGCGGGCATGGGCATCGCCCTGCTGGGCAGCGTGATGAACGCGGCCTACGCGCCGGGCCTGAAGACGGTTCCAGGGGTGTCGGCGGCCGACTCCGCCGGCGCCGCGCACTCACTGGGCGAGGCCTACCAGATCGCGGACCGGCTCGGCGGACCGGCGGGCGAGTCCCTGTTCTCCGCCGCCCGGCACTCCTTCGTCCACGGGCTGCACGTCACGCTGCTGGTGAGCGCGGCGCTGCTCCTGGCGGGCGCGGTGATGGCGCTGAAGCTCCCCCGCACGATGGAGTGCGCGGACTCCGAGGCGGCCCAGGTCCGCCTGCCCGCCCAGCCGGGCCCCGAGACGGCCACAGCCGGAGCCCGCATCCCGGCCCAGCCCTCCCCCGCCCACGACCCGGCCCTCGGCCACCCGGCCTGACGCTCCGGCCGCCACCGGCGCCGCTCCAGCCGACGCCGATCCAGCCCCCACCGGCGCCAATCCACCCCCACCGGCGCCGGATCCGGCCGGCGCCGATCCAGCCCCCTCCCGCCCCAATCCAGCCCCTCCGGCGTTTGAGGAGCGGGGTCCGGGGCGGAGCCCCGGGGAACGGGCGAAGGGCGGGTAGGGGACTCGGCCCCGCAGGGCCCACCCACCCACCCACCCACACCGGCCCGCCGCCTACGCCCTCGATCCCCCCGCGGGGCCGGGACTCACGGACGGGTCCGCCCGGGGTGGCGTCGCCGACGGCCCCGGGGGCAGCAAGGCCGGCGCGGCCGGATTCGCGACGGCCCCGGGTGACGGCGCCTGCGGGGACGGGACCGGGACCGGCACGGGCGACGGCGCCTGCGGGACCGGCACCGGCACGGGCGGCTCCGACCGCACGGCCGGCAGCATCAGCATCGTGCCGATCCGCAGCGCCTCCGGACGCGCCCCGATCACCGTCCGGTTCTCCGCGTAGAGCGCCTGCCAGCCACCCCGCACCCGGTGCCTGCGCGCGATCGCCACCAGCGTGTCCCCCTTCCGCACCACGTGCATCCGGCCCGCCAGCCCGTACCGCTTCGCGCACACGGGCCACGCCTCCCAGCCCTGACTCGCCAGCAGTTCCTCCCCCACCCGGATCTGCTGGTCCCGGGTGGCGAGGTCCGCCCTCGGCGCGAAGGCCAGTCCCCCGTGCTCCTCCCACGTCGGCTGCCAGAACTGCAGCCCGCCGTAGAAGCCGTTCCCCGTGTTCACCGCCCAGCGGCCCCCGCTCTCGCAGTCGGCCACGCAGTCCCAGGGCCACTGCCCGCCGGGCCCGCAGTCCACCGACCGGCCGGGCGCCCCCGGCCTGGGCGGGGGCGGCGCCGCGACCGCTGCCGCCGATGCGAGCAAGAGGAGCGTCAGCGCCGCCGCGCCCACCCCACCCGGAACCCCGAAGTTGCGCATCGCGTCACGCTACGCAGCCCCGTACCACCCCCCGCGCTCGCCACACCGCGCCCCGCGCGCCCCCACCCGCTCGGCCCACCGCCCAAACGGCCAGCACCGGCCATCAACTGCGCACAACCAAAAAAGAGTTGGCACGAAAAAAACGGCCCGGTCGGACCGTTCACTCCTTCGGGGGTCCGGTTCGATTCCGTTCCCTCAAACGGCGTGACCCCGGCCGCCACTCCCCCGTTGAGCCCGGCGAGCCGGAACCCCCGGCCCCGCACGCCTAGTCCGAGGAGCCACCCCGTGCCGCGCATGCTCGAAGTCAGTGATGAGGTACGTGCCGAGATCGGCGACGAGGAGGCCGAGCGGCTGCTCGCAGGTGACGGATCCCCGGGCAGCTACGACTGCACTTCCTGCCGCACCCCCGGCGACTCCGAGCGCGAGCAGACCAGCACCGTGCTGTTCGTCGGCGACGAGACGGCCGTCCTGGCCTTCGCCCACGCCGGCTGCATCCCCTCGCAGGTCGTCTCCGTGCCCGAGGCGGACCTCCAGGGCGCCGTCCGTTCCATCACGGGCGACAGCCCCGCCCCGGCGGCCTCCCCCGCCGGCGACGTGCCGCAGTCCGTGCCCGGCGGCCAGGCCGTCCTCGGCATCACCAGCGGCCTGATCCTGATCAACGGGGAGCTGCACCCCGCCCTCGTGGTCGAGCCGACCGCGCCCATCGCGCGCCCCGGCACCACCGGTCCCGGCGACGACTTCCTCCCGCTCCTCATCGAGCAGGGCTTCATCCCCATGACCGACACCGAGGAGGTCCCGCAGGCCCTGACCGGCTGGTCGATCCTGCTCGCCGCGGGCCAGCTGCACTCGGTGCTCCAGCCCGGTCAGATCGCCTGGTGGCAGGCGCACCGGCCGCTGTCGGTCACCGACGGCTGGCGGGCCGCCGTCAACAAGACGCAGCGCGTCCTGGTGTACGCCGCCCCCGTCGGCACCATCGGCCAGCAGCCCCGCGAGGACCTGCTGCGCGACGCCCTGGACAAGGCCGCCCGCAACGGCAAGCTGGTCGCCGCCTCGATGCCGCTGGCGGGTACCCCGGGCGCCTGAGGCCCCGGCTCCCGGAGCCTCCCGGACTCCGGCTCGCCCGCTCCGTCTTCCGTCCCCGAGACGGCCGTCCGACCCCCGCCAAGGGGGCCGGGCGGCGTGCGCCGGGGGTGCGCGGTCCGTCCCGCGCACCCCCGGCGATCTGCGTTTTCCGCCCCGCCACCCCGCATCCGTGGGCCGCCGGTTTCGTTGGCTGATACGTGCATTCCTACGATGTCTCCCGCGCCCCGTCCTATCCGAGCAGCGTCCCCCCGATGCGCCCCGTACGGGAGCTGGGGAGTTCCCCGGCCGCCTCGCACACGCCCATCTACGACACGCTGTACTCGGAGTACCTGCGCGCCTTCCGGGCCCTGCCCGGCGACCGCACGGGCGAGGAGGACCTCGGCTTCACGGCGTTCTCGTACGGGGGCTCCTACGGCGGCGGCGCGTACGGCAGCGGCGCGGGCACGTACGGCAGCGGGTCCGCCGCGGGCTCCGCGAGCTCCTACGGGAGTGGCTGGAACGGTTCCTCATGGCAGCCGACGGGACAGCACGCGGGGCAGCCGGCGGACGCCTGGCAGCCCTCCCCGGCTCCGCAGCCTCAGTACTCGTACGCCACCGCCGGCGCCGGATACGCGAACGGGCGGCAGCACCAGACCGGGATGCAGCACATCCCGGCGGCCCTGCCGCCCGCTCCGCGCCGGGGCTACTAGCCCCGGCGGCCCCGACGGCCCTACCGCCGTTACATCTTGCGCTTGTGCTGCGCACCGCGCTTCTCGCGGACGCGGACCGAGATGTGGATCGGGGTCCCCTCGAAGCCGAACTCCTCGCGCAGGCGGCGCTCGATGAAGCGGCGGTAGCCGTGCTCCAGGAAGCCCGAGGCGAAGAGGACGAACCGCGGCGGCTTGCTGCCCGCCTGCGTACCGAACAGGATGCGCGGCTGCTTGCCGCCACGGATCGGGTGCGGGTGGGCGGCGACGACCTCGCCGAGGAAGGCGTTCAGACGGCCGGTCGGAATGCGCGTCTCCCAGCCCGCGAGCGCGGCCTCGATCGCCGGGACCAGCTTCTCCATGTGGCGGCCGGTGAGCGCGGAGACGTTCACCCGGGGCGCCCAGGCGACCTGCTGCATCTCGGTCTCGATCTCGCGCTCGAGGTAGTAGCGGCGCTCCTCGTCGAGGTCGTCCCACTTGTTGTACGCGATCACGATCGCGCGGCCCGCCTCGACGGCCATCGTGATGATGCGCTGGTCCTGCACGGAGATCTGCTCGGTCGTGTCGATCAGGATGACCGCGACTTCCGCCTTCTCCACGGCGGCGGCCGTGCGCAGCGAGGCGTAGTAGTCCGCGCCCTGCTGGAGGTGGACCTTCTTGCGGATGCCCGCGGTGTCGATGAACTTCCAGGTGACCCCGCCGAGCTGGATCAGCTCGTCGACCGGGTCGCGGGTGGTGCCGGCCATCTCGTTGACGACGACGCGGTCCTCCTTGGCGACCTTGTTCAGGAGGGAGGACTTGCCGACGTTCGGGCGGCCGATGAGCGCGATCCGGCGCGGACCGCCGACGGCGGTGCCGAAGGTCTGCTCGGGCGCCTCGGGCAGGGCCTCCAGGACGGCGTCGAGCATGTCGCCGGTGCCGCGGCCGTGCAGGGAGGAGACCGGGTGCGGGTAGCCGAGGCCCAGCGACCACAGCGAGGCCGCGTCGGACTCGCCGCTCTGGCCGTCGACCTTGTTGGCGCACAGGACGACGGGCTTGCCGGCCTTGCGCAGCAGGCGGACGACGGCCTCGTCGGTGTCGGTGGCGCCGACCTTGGCGTCCACGACGAAGACGACCGCGTCGCAGGCCTCGATGGCGTATTCGGCCTGGGCGGCGACGGAGGCGTCGATGCCGAGGACGTCCTGCTCCCAGCCGCCGGTGTCGACGACCTTGAACCGGCGGCCGGCCCACTCGGCCTCGTAGGTGACGCGGTCGCGGGTGACGCCGGGCTTGTCCTCGACGACCGCCTCGCGGCGGCCGATGATCCGGTTCACCAGGGTCGACTTGCCGACGTTCGGGCGGCCGACGACGGCGAGGACCGGGAGCGGGCCGTGGCCGGCTTCCTGGAGCGCGCCCTCGACGTCCTCGATGTCGAAGCCCTCTTCCGCGGCGAGCTCCATGAACTCCGCGTACTCGGCATCGCCAAGTGCTCCGTGGTCTTGCTGGTCGTTCATGAAGTCCGTTCCTCGTCGTTCGTGGTGATCGGTGGGGCCCGCGCAGCGCGGTTCCACTACTAGGTCAAGTCTCGCTCAGCGCCCGGTGAGGCGCTTGGCGTCGGCCAGGTGGGCGGTCAGCCGGTCCTGGATGCGTACGGTGGCCTGGTCCAGCGCGGTCCGGGTACGGCGGCCACTGCCGTCCCCGGCGTCGAAGGCATCGCCGAAGACGATGTCGACCCTGCTCTTCAGCCGCGGCAGCGCCTTGACGACGCGGCCGGCGCGCTCGGTGCTGCCGAGAACGGCGACCGGCACTATGGGGGCACCGGAGCGGACCGCGAAGTACGCGAGTCCCGCGCGCAGCGAGGCGAAATCGCCCTCGCCCCGGGTTCCCTCGGGGAAGATCCCCAGGGCCCCGCCGCTCTCCAGGACGCCCAGCGCGCGGCTGATCGCTCCCCGGTCGGCGCCGGAGCGGTCCACCTTCACCTGCCCGATCCCTTCCAGGAAGGGGCCGAGCGGACCGACGTACGCTTCCTTCTTGATCAGGAAGTGCAGCGGCCTCGGGGCGGTGCCCATGACCATGGGGCCGTCGATGTTGTGCGAGTGGTTCACGGCCAGGATGACGGGGCCGGTGGCGGGGACCTTCCAGGCCCCCAGCACGCGCGGCTTCCAGAGGCCGTACATGAGCCCGATGCCGATCCTCCGGCCGACCGCCGCACCCTTGAGGGAGGGCGTATCGCTCACGAGCGCCCCGCCCGCTTCTCTTCCACCAGAGTCACGACGCACTCGATGACCCGGTCGAGCGTGAGCTCGGTGGTGTCCACCTCGACCGCGTCGCCGGCCTTGGCCAGCGGGGAGGTCTTGCGGCCGGAGTCGGCGGCGTCGCGCTTGATCAGCGCCTCCTTGGTGGCCGCGAGGTCCGTGGCCTCCTTGCCCCGGAGCTCGCCGCTGCGGCGGGCCGCGCGGGCCTCGGCGGAAGCGGTGAGGAAGACCTTCAGGTCGGCGTCGGGCAGCACGGTGGTACCGATGTCCCGGCCCTCGACGACGATGCCGTCGGCCTCGTCGGCCGCCTCGGCGGCGATGGAGCGCTGGAGCTCGGTGATCAGGGTGCGCACCTCGGGGACGGCGCTCACGGCGCTGACCTTGGAGGTGACCTCCTGGGTCCGGATCGGGCCGGAGGCGTCCTGGCCGTCGACCGTGATGGTCGGGGCGGACGGATCGGTACCGGACACGATGACGGGCTTGCCCGCCGCGAGGGCGATGGCCTGCGGGTCGTCGATGTCGATGCCGTTGGTGATCATCCACCAGGTGATGGCCCGGTACTGGGCGCCGGTGTCCAGGTAGCGCAGCCCGAGCTTGGCGGCCACGGCCTTGGAAGTGCTGGACTTGCCCGTGCCGGAGGGACCGTCGATGGCGACGATCACGGCGGTCGGAGCTGCGGTTTCCACGGTGCGGGCACCTTCCTGGTTGCGCGTACGTGTCCGGGCGCGCCAATAGCGCCCCTCCTCCAGGTTACCGGGCTTTTCGCCGCCGCCCGCCGGGGCGTCGGCGGGCGGGCGGAAGGGCGGACGCGGGGCGGGTGCGGGGCGGCCCCTGGGCGGGCGAAGGGGCCCGGTCCCGGGGCGGGTGCCCCACGCCCGGCGCGCTACTGCTGGCGCAGCGCCCAGCCGCGTTCGCGCAGCTCGGCCTGGAGGCCGGCCACGGCCCGGGGTTCGACCATCAGCTGGACCAGGCCCGCCTGCTGCCCCGTCGCGTGCTCGATCCGCACGTCCTCGATGTTGACCCCGGCCCGGCCGGCGTCGGCGAAGATCCGGGCGAGCTCGCCCGGCTGGTCGGAGATGAGGACGGCCACCGTCTCGTAGACCGCCGGCGCGGCCCCGTGCTTGCCCGGCACCCGGACCCGGCCCGCGTTGCCGCGGCGCAGTACGTCCTCGATGCCGGCCGCCCCGTCCCGGCGCTTGGCCTCGTCGGCCGACTGCAGGCCCCGCAGGGCCTCCACGGTCTCCTCGAGGTCGGCGGCGATCCCTGAGAGCACGTCCGCCACGGGTCCCGGGTTGGCCGAGAGGATCTCCACCCACATCCGGGGGTCGGAGGCGGCGATCCGGGTGACGTCGCGGATGCCCTGTCCGCACAGCCGCACCGCGGTCTCGTCGGCCTCCTCCAGCCGGGCCGCGACCATGCTGGAGACGAGCTGCGGGGTGTGGGAGACGAGCGCGACGGCCCTGTCGTGCGCGTCGGCGTCCATGACCACGGGGACGGCCCGGCACAGGGCCACCAGTTCCAGTGCCAGGTTCAGCACCTCGTGGTCGGTCTCCCGGGTCGGCGTGAGCACCCAGGGCCGGCCCTCGAAGAGGTCGGCGGAGGCCGCGAGCGGTCCGGACTGCTCCTTGCCCGCCATGGGGTGGGTGCCGATGTACGCCTTGGTGTCCACGCCGAGCGCGTCCAGCTCCCGACGCGGGCCGCCCTTGACGCTGGCCACGTCCACGTAGGCGCGGGCCAGGTCGCGGCCTATGGCGTCGGCGAGGGCGGCGGCCACGTGGGCGGGCGGTACGGCGATGACCGCGAGGTCGGCCTTGCCCTGGTAGGGCTCCTCCGTGCCGGCGCCCAGCGCCGCGGCCGTACGGGCCTGCCCCTGATCCCGGTCGGACAGGTGGACGGCGATGCCGCGGGCGGCGAGGGCGAGCGCCGCCGAGGTGCCGATCAGTCCGGTTCCGATGACGACGGCGGTTCTCACGGGGCGCTCTCCAGGGGTACGGGGGGTGTGACGGCGGTGCCTGCCTCAGGGTAGCCAGCGGGAACGGCGCGAGGACCCGGCGTCCCGTCCGCTGGGACGGGACGCCGGGCCCTCGGGAACCGTCCTCGGAAGGACCGGGGTCGCTCAGAGGCCCTGCTGCTTGATGATGTCCTCCAGCGAGCCGCTCGGGATCGAGCCGCCGGGGGTCAGCTTGTCCACGGCCTGCGGGAGCGCCACCGCGATCTGGTCGGCGGCGGCCTCCGGGGTGACGCCCGCCTGCTCGGCGACCTTGGCCAGGGTCTCGTCCGGCAGCGCCTTGGCGATCTCCGCGCCGCTGACCGGCTGGTTCTCGCCGGTGCCGACCCAGGACTGGGCCTGGTCGGTCAGACCCGACTTGGTCAGCATGTCCAGCAGCCCGCCGAGCGGGTTGTTCCCCGCGCCTCCGGCCGCCTGGGCCCCGCCGGCGCCACCGCCGCCCATGAGCGCGCCGAGGAGGGAGCCGAGGATGTTGCCGCCGCCACCGCCGCCCTGTCCACCGCTGCCGCCGAGGAGGCCGCCGAGAAGGGAGCCGAGGTCGTTGCCCGCCATGGTGATGCCTTTCGAAGAGGGACCGGGCGCGCTGAATTCGGCGCACCCGGCTTCGAGATACGGACAATGTCACCCAACTCGGGCGCGTCTGCCACTTGGCGCAGAGCCGCGCGCCGACTGCGGTAGAACGATCGGCATGATCTTCCACCTCGTTCCGCTCGCCGACTGGACCGCCGATCCCGCGCGCCCGTACGCCCCGGCCTCCCTCGATTCCGAGGGTTTCGTGCACTGTTCGGGGGATCCGGAGACGGCGCTGGCGATCGCCGCCTCGCACTACGGCGGCGTACCGGGAACCCTGCTCGCCGTGGAACTCGACGAGCGCGCCCTCACCTGCGACGTCCGCCGGGAGGGTGAACCGGGCATCCGCTACCCGCACGTCCACGGACCGTTGAACCGGGAGGCCGTGGTGCGCGTGTGGGAGGTGGTACGCGCCCCCGGTGCGCCCGCGGAACTCGTTCCGTGGCCGCCGGAGGGCTGAGACAAGGCGTGGCGGGGTGTCCCTGAGGCCCGTCACGCGCCAGGATGCCTCTCGCCATCCCGGCGATCACCCGAGGAGAAGTCATGAGCGACCCCACCCGCACCGCCCGGCGCACGGTCCTGGCGGCCGGTGCGAGCGTCCTGGCAGGCGGCGCGCTGACCGCGTGCGGCGAAACCGACGGAACCAAGCCCGCGTCCGAGGGCGGCAGCGCCCCCACGGCGCAGAACTCCGCGTCCGCCTCGTCCTCGGCTCCGGCCGGGGACGCCAAGGCCCTGATCAAGGCCTCGGAGGTGCCGGTCGGCGGCGGCACGGTCCTCAAGGACGAGAAACTGGTCGTCACCCAGCCGACGGCGGGCAACTTCCGTTGCTTCACGGCGGTCTGCACCCACCAGGGCTGCCTCGTGAACAAGGTGGAGGCCGGCACCATCGACTGCCCGTGCCACGGCAGCAAGTTCAAGGACACGGACGGCGCGGTGGCCAAGGGCCCGGCCACCAAGCCGCTGGAGGAGAAGAAGATCACCGTCTCCCCGGCGGGCGAAATCTCGCTCGCCTAGCCCGAGGCCGCAGCACTAGCCTCGCGGCATGAACGAGGCCAACCAGATCGAACCCACGCCCGACCCGCTCGGAATCACCCTGGTCAGGGAGCACACGGTCTACTCGTGCGTGATGGGTTCGAGGGCGTTCGGCCTGGCGACGGAGGCGAGCGACACCGACCGGCGCGGTGTCTACCTCGCCCCGACGCCGCTCTTCTGGCGCTTCGAGAAGCCGCCGACGCACGTGGACGGGCCCCGGGACGAGGAGTTCTCGTGGGAGCTGGAGCGCTTCTGCGAACTCGCGCTGCGCGCCAACCCGAACATCCTGGAGGTCCTCCACTCCCCCCTCGTGGAGGACCTCACCCCGGTCGGAGAGGAACTCCTCTCGCTCCGCGAGGCGTTCCTCTCCCGCCGGGCCCACACCACTTTCAGCCGGTACGCCGTCTCCCAGCGCGGCAAACTCCTCGGCGACCTCCGCAACCACGGCGCCCCGCGCTGGAAGCACGCCATGCACCTGCTGCGCCTGCTGCTGTCCTGCCGCGACCTGCTGCGCACGGGCCGCCTGGCCATCGACGCGACCCCCTACCGCGACGGCCTCCTCGCGGTCCGCCACGGCGAACTCACCTGGGAGGAGGTCGACGGCTGGATGACCCGCCTGACCGAGGAAACCGAAGCCGCCCTCGCGAAGACCCCCCTCCCCGAATCCCCGGACCTCCCCCGGGTCGAGGACTTCCTCCTCCGCACCCGCCGGGCGTCCACGACGGCCTAGGTGTATTGATCACGAGCGTTGTTGACACCTGGCAGGTCTTGAACATGGCGAAGACCTCCGGTGTGGTGGGAGCTGTCTAGGAACCCATTGCACAACGGAGGTCTTCGTGTCCCACCGTAATGCCCGGCTGACTGTCTTCGGTAGGCGGCTGTTGGTCGATCGGGTCGCATCGGGACGTCCGGTCGCCCACGTAGCAGCCGAGACGGGCATATCGCGGGCCACTGCCCACAAGTGGGTGCGCCGGTGGCGGGCCGAGGGCGAGGCGGGTCTTCACGACCGGTCCAGCCGGCCTCACAGGACGCCGCACCGGACCCCGGCCGCCATCGAGGCGAAGGTCTGCGACCTGCGTCGGACCCGCAAGCTGGGCCCCGCGAGGATCGGCCCGGTCCCGGGCCTGCCCGCCTCGACCGTCCACCGGATCCTGACCCGCCACGGCCTGAACCGGCTCGCCTGGTTCGACCGCCCCACCGGCACCGTGATCCGCCGCTACGAACGCGACCGCCCGGGCGAGCTGGTCCACATCGACGTGAAGAAACTCGGCCGGATCCCCGACGGCGGCGGCCACAAAGTCCTGGGCCGCCAGGCCGGCCGCACCACCCGCTCCGCCATGGGCTTCGACTACGTCCACTCCGCCGTCGACGACCACTCCCGCCTCGCCTACAGCGAGATCCACCCAGACGAGAAAGCCGCCACCTGCGCGGCCTTCCTCACCCGCGCGGCCGCGTTCTTCCACTCCCAGGGCATCACCCGCATCGAACGGGTCCTGACCGACAACGCCTGGGCCTACCGCAAAGGCCTGGCCTGGAAGAACGTCCTGGCCGACCTCGGCGCGAGCGGCAAACTCACCCGCCCCTACCGGCCCCAGACCAACGGCAAAGTCGAACGCTTCAACCGCACCCTCCTGGACGAATGGGCCTACCTACGGCCCTACACCTCAAACGACGAACGGACAGCAGCCCTGACAGACTTCCTCCACACCTACAACCACCACCGCTGCCACACCGCACTCGACGGCAAACCACCCATCAGCCGCGTCAACAACCCTGCAGGTCAATACACCTAGCCCGCCCGGCGCCGTACGACGAACTCGTCGAGCGCCTCGAACGCGTCCGCGTGCTCCGGCAGCCGCGAAGCGCCCTGCGCCGCCTCCAGGACCCCGTGCAGGGCCTCGAAGTCCCGTTCCACCCGCCCGGCGTCGATGCCCGAGGCCGCGCCGTGCTCGGCCTCGGCCTTGGCCTCGATCAGCCCGGCCAGATAGCCCGGAGCCTCCGGCACCTCCTCCAGCAGCGTGGGCAGGTGTGCCTGCACCCGTGCCGAGCGCATCAGGTGGACGCCCGTGAGCAGCGCCCGGAAGGTGTAGAGCAGCGGCTTGAGCTCGGCCGTCTTCCCGAAGAGCCGCCACTGCGTGTTCGCGAAGCCGCGGTAGTGGTGGGCGTGGTGCGAGGTCAGGACACCGGGAGCCAGGGAGACCAACTCCTCGTGCGCCGGCGTCGTGTGCACGACCAGGGGGGACAGCAGCTGCTCCAGGACGTAGCCGTTGCGGTTCAGCATCAGCCGGACGAACTTGCGCAGGTCGTGCGTGACCAGGTCCATCTCGGTGCCGTCCCGGAACCACATCCGGCTGCGCGTCTCCTGCGGATCGCGGAGCGAGAGCAACGCGGCCGCCGGCAGCAGGTGCGCTCCGCGCAGGTCGACGTCGGAGTCCTTGGAAGGGAATCCGTACAGGTGGGCGCCCGAGACCGTGGCGAAGAGCAGCGGGTCCGGCTGCTCCGCGACGACGGCGGTGAGGTCGGTGTCCCTCGCGTCCAGCATGGTCACGCGTCCCAGAGGGCGCCGAAGGACAGGAGCTCGGCGCGGTATTCGATGCGGCCCTCCCAGTCGCGGGGCCAGGCGTCCGCGCCCAGGTGGGCGCCCGCGAAGGCGCCGGCCAGGCAGGCGATGGAGTCGGAGTCGCCCGCGGTGCAGGCCGCGCGGCGCAGGGCCAGGAGCGGTTCCTCGGGGAAGAGGAGGAAGCACTGGAGAGCGGTGGCCAGCGCCTCCTCGGCGATCCAGCCCTCGCCGGTCGTCAGGCAGGGGTCCGTTTCCGGGGAGGGGGTGCGCAGGGCCGCCGCGAGGCGGTCCAGGACCTCCAGGCACTCGTCCCAGCCGCGCGCCATGAAGGACTCGGCCGAGGCGTCGGAGGCCGTCCGCGTCCAGAGGTCGCCGAGCCAGCGCTCGTGGTAGCGGGTGCGGTTCTCCAGGGCGTACGAGCGCAGCTGCCCGACCAGGCCGGTCACCTCCGTGCCCCGCGCCAGCAGGAACACCGCCCGCGCCGTGAGGTCGGAGGCGGCCAGGGCCGTGGGGTGGCCGTGGGTCAGGGCCGACTGGAGCTGGGCCGCGCCGGCCCGCTCCTCCTCCGTCCAGCCCGGCACCAGCCCGACGGGAGCCACCCGCATGTTCGCTCCGCAGCCCTTGGAGCCGATCTGGCTGGCGTCGCGCCAGTCCCGCTCGGGCAGGTTCAGGAGGCTGCAGGCCTTCAGGCAGGTGCGGCCCGGGGCCCGGTTGTTCTCCGGGGAGTGGTACCAGTCGACGAACTCCTCCCGGACCGGCCGCGCGAGGCGCAGCGGGCCGACCCGGCCCCGCTCCGCGGCGGTCCGTATGCCCCGGGCGAGGGCCAGCGTCATCTGGGTGTCGTCCGAGACGATCGCCGGCCGGATCAGGGCCATCTCCCGCCACGGGCCGGTCTTCGCCAGGATCCCGGGCACGTCGTTGAACTCCGTGGGGAAGCCGAGGGCGTCTCCGAGCGCCAGGCCGATCAGGGAGCCGGTGGCGGCCCGCTTCGTGTGCGTCGGTTCCGTCGGTTCCGTCGGCTTCTTCGGCGTAGTCGTCATCGCGTGTGTCCTTCCGAGGGGCGCAGCAGGGGCGGGTGCAGGGTGTTGGCGGGGCCGGGCCGGTAGAGGGCGGCCGGTTTGCCGCGACCGCCGGTGAGCCGGGCGGCTCCGGGCACGGCCTCGACGAAGCCGGGCGTGGCCAGCACCTTGCGGCGGAAGTTGGGGCGGTCCAGGACGGTGTCCCAGACGGTCTCGTAGACGGCCTGGAGCTCGCCGAGCGTGAACTCGGGCGGGCAGAAGGCGGTGGCCAGGCAGCTGTACTCCAGCTTCGAGCCGATACGGGACCGGGCGTCCGCGAGGATCTCCTCGTGGTCGAAGGCCAGTCCGAAGTCCGGCGCGCAGGCCTCCCCCACCGGTACCCAGCGGGCGCGGTCCGCGTCTCCGCCGCCCCCGGCCACCGGTTCCGGCAGATCGGGGACGAGCGCGGTGAAGGCCACGGAGACCACGCGCATGCGGGGGTCCCGGTCCGGTGCGCTGTAGGTGCGCAGCTGGTCCAGGTGCAGGGCGTCGATCACGTGCGCCGACAGTCCGGTCTCCTCGGCCAGTTCGCGCCGGGCGGCCGCTTCCGCGGACTCCCGGGGCAGCAGGAAGCCGCCGGGCAGCGCCCAGGCGCCCGCGTACGGTTCCTGCCCGCGCCGGATCAGCAGCACGTGCAGGGTCCCGCCGCGCACGGTGAAGACGGCGAGGTCGACGGTCACCGCGAAGGGTGCGAAGGCGTGCGGGTCGTACCCGTGCCCGCCTCCGTGCTCGCCTCCGGGGCTGGGTCCGGTGTCACTCATCGGCTCCGCTCCCCCGCCCGCTCCGCCACCCGCTCCGGCAGGGGATCCGCGAACTGCCACCCCTCC is a window from the Streptomyces sp. NBC_01244 genome containing:
- a CDS encoding IS481 family transposase → MSHRNARLTVFGRRLLVDRVASGRPVAHVAAETGISRATAHKWVRRWRAEGEAGLHDRSSRPHRTPHRTPAAIEAKVCDLRRTRKLGPARIGPVPGLPASTVHRILTRHGLNRLAWFDRPTGTVIRRYERDRPGELVHIDVKKLGRIPDGGGHKVLGRQAGRTTRSAMGFDYVHSAVDDHSRLAYSEIHPDEKAATCAAFLTRAAAFFHSQGITRIERVLTDNAWAYRKGLAWKNVLADLGASGKLTRPYRPQTNGKVERFNRTLLDEWAYLRPYTSNDERTAALTDFLHTYNHHRCHTALDGKPPISRVNNPAGQYT
- a CDS encoding ADP-ribosylglycohydrolase family protein; translated protein: MTTTPKKPTEPTEPTHTKRAATGSLIGLALGDALGFPTEFNDVPGILAKTGPWREMALIRPAIVSDDTQMTLALARGIRTAAERGRVGPLRLARPVREEFVDWYHSPENNRAPGRTCLKACSLLNLPERDWRDASQIGSKGCGANMRVAPVGLVPGWTEEERAGAAQLQSALTHGHPTALAASDLTARAVFLLARGTEVTGLVGQLRSYALENRTRYHERWLGDLWTRTASDASAESFMARGWDECLEVLDRLAAALRTPSPETDPCLTTGEGWIAEEALATALQCFLLFPEEPLLALRRAACTAGDSDSIACLAGAFAGAHLGADAWPRDWEGRIEYRAELLSFGALWDA
- a CDS encoding nucleotidyltransferase domain-containing protein encodes the protein MLDARDTDLTAVVAEQPDPLLFATVSGAHLYGFPSKDSDVDLRGAHLLPAAALLSLRDPQETRSRMWFRDGTEMDLVTHDLRKFVRLMLNRNGYVLEQLLSPLVVHTTPAHEELVSLAPGVLTSHHAHHYRGFANTQWRLFGKTAELKPLLYTFRALLTGVHLMRSARVQAHLPTLLEEVPEAPGYLAGLIEAKAEAEHGAASGIDAGRVERDFEALHGVLEAAQGASRLPEHADAFEALDEFVVRRRAG
- a CDS encoding NUDIX hydrolase, whose protein sequence is MSDTGPSPGGEHGGGHGYDPHAFAPFAVTVDLAVFTVRGGTLHVLLIRRGQEPYAGAWALPGGFLLPRESAEAAARRELAEETGLSAHVIDALHLDQLRTYSAPDRDPRMRVVSVAFTALVPDLPEPVAGGGGDADRARWVPVGEACAPDFGLAFDHEEILADARSRIGSKLEYSCLATAFCPPEFTLGELQAVYETVWDTVLDRPNFRRKVLATPGFVEAVPGAARLTGGRGKPAALYRPGPANTLHPPLLRPSEGHTR
- a CDS encoding nucleotidyltransferase domain-containing protein; translated protein: MNEANQIEPTPDPLGITLVREHTVYSCVMGSRAFGLATEASDTDRRGVYLAPTPLFWRFEKPPTHVDGPRDEEFSWELERFCELALRANPNILEVLHSPLVEDLTPVGEELLSLREAFLSRRAHTTFSRYAVSQRGKLLGDLRNHGAPRWKHAMHLLRLLLSCRDLLRTGRLAIDATPYRDGLLAVRHGELTWEEVDGWMTRLTEETEAALAKTPLPESPDLPRVEDFLLRTRRASTTA